The following is a genomic window from Sedimenticola thiotaurini.
GAGGATGTCGTCATTGGGTACCGGCTTGCAACAGCGCGCTATGTGGGTCATCAGGTCATCCACACCCTCAACGATCACTTCGCTGCGCCCGGCCTTCTTCGACTTGGAGGTCTTGCGATGTGGGGCTGGAGCCTGCTCGACCTGGGTGCTTTTGCGGCTCGGCAGATCATGCGGAACGCCCATCCCCGCCACCTGGATAGGGGATACCTCACCCCGTCCAATGGCCGCCAGCACGTCATCACTCTTCTTGAAATTGAACCGTTTTACCGCAGCGGACAGATCCGGCTTTGGCACGCCCAGCCGGGCAACTTCCCGTTCCAGGCTGATTTTGCCGGCGTGCAGATGCTGCTCATAATCCTGCTGTTTGAACCATTGCCGAACCCGGTTGCGCGCCCGACTGGTTTTCAGGTAGCCCAGGTGGGGGCTGAGCCAGTCGCGGCTCGGACCGCCCTCCTTGACAGTCAGAATCTCCACCAGCTGTCCACTCTCCAACGGCCGGGTAAGCGGACGGATCTTTCCATCGATCTTGGCGCCACGGCAGCGATGCCCCACGTCCGAGTGTATGGCGTAGGCAAAATCGACTGCCGTGGCACCCTTGGGCAGCTCTACCACCTTGCCCTGTGGGGTCAGGACGTAAATCTGCCGGGATTCAAATTCATTCTTCAGATTGTCGACAAAATCTTCCGAACCGGCCGGGTCATCCTTCACCTCAATCCAGTTGCGCATCAGGGAGATACGCCGTTCAAACTCCGCATCCCCTTTACTGCCACCCTCTTTATAGCGCCAGTGGGCAGCCACACCGAGTTCAGCATGTTCATGCATGTCGTGGGTACGGATCTGGATCTCCAGGGTCTTGTCTTCGGGACCAATCACCGCCGTATGAATGGACCGGTACATGTTCGCCTTGGGGGTTGCGATGTAATCGTCGAACTCACCCGGTATGTGGCGCCACAACCCATGTACCACACCGATAGCGGCATAGCAGTCCGCCACACTGTCCACCAGCACCCGAACGGCCCGCAGATCGAATATCTGCTCGAACGGCACCGACTTCCGCACCATCTTCTTCCAGATGCTGTAGATATGTTTCGGTCGCCCGGTGATCTCGGCATCAATATGCATTTCGGCGAACTTCGCCTCCAGAATATCGATCACCTGATCAATATACTCCTCCCGGTCCGTCCGCCGACCATCCAGCTTTTTGGCCAGGTCCTTGTAGGTATCCGGCTCCAGGTAGCGGAGACAGAGATCTTCCAATTCCCACTTTATCTGCCAGATACCGAGCCGGTTGGCCAGGGGGGCGTATATCTGCTGGGTTTCCCGCGCCTCCTTGACCCGCATCGCTTCCGGCAGCGATTTGAGAATACGCATGGTGTGCAGCCGCTCCGCCAGCACAATCAGCACCACCCGGATGTCATCGGCAATACTGAGCAGCATGCGGCGCAGATTCTCCGTATGTGCCAACTCCTTGTCATGCTGACTGACAGCCCGATCCCGGGAGACGAAGCCGATGCGTGCCATGTCATGCACCATGCGGGCAACAGCCGGGCCGAATTTCTTCTCCAGAACCTCCGGATTTACCTGGTCGCCAGGCAACACGTCATGCAGAATAGCGGCCGCCAGGGTTTCCCAGTCCAGATCCATGCCGGCGAGAATTTCCGCCACGGCCAGAGCGTGGCGCAGGGTGGTTTCCCCGGTGACTTCAACACCCTCTCGATGGATCTCAAATGCCAGGTCACACGCCTCGTGCAGCTTTTCCATCTCCTCTGCACTGCGTTTGACAGCCAGCCCCGCCAGCCATACCCGTATATCCCGTTCATCCAGCGCATTGCTTTCAGGAAGGTTGGTGGTAATGCTAACCATCTGAAGTCCTTATAAAAATATCTATCAAAGCCGTGCCAATCATGGTAAAGCCCCGTGCCTGAACATGCCGCCACAACGCAATTTCATATTGGAAAACGGTCATCGAAATGGTCCTCTGTCCATGCGCGGGTATGGCTTGGCTTGAAATAACCACATGGGATTCCGGTGAAATCAGGGCGCATTATTCAGGAAAACGGAACCAATGCCAAACCGCCTCACCAGACCCCAGTTTGGCTTTACAGTCTGTAACAGACACGGGAAAAACCAACTGGTTCACTGCTAAAACAGCCCCGTCAAACCACACGCCCGGCACTCTCGGAGAACCGCTGCTTTTCTGGATCGACTACTCAGTTATAAAACCATTAACCACAGGAATAAACAGGTAACACGGATCATTCAAGCAGGTGGCTGACCAGTCCGTCTGCCAGTTTCGGCTCAAACCAGGTGGACTTTGGCGGCATGATCTGGCCTGCGTCGGCAACCGCCATCAACCCATTCATGCTGGTGGGATAAAGGGCAAACGCAACCGCCCATTCGCCACTGTCGACCCGCTGCTCCAGCGCCTTGAGCCCCCGGATACCACCGACAAAATCGATCCGGCTGTCGGTCCGTTGATCGGAAATTCCCAGCACCGGCTCCAGTATTTCATGGCTCAGCAGGCTCACATCCAGACTCGCCACCGGATCCAGGGACGGTATGCGGGATTCCGGCAGTACCAGTCGATACCAGCTGCCATCCAGGTACATACCAAAATGTCCCGTCTGCTCCGGTTTGACCGGTTCGTCCACGGACTCTACCTGGAAACGCTCACCTATCGCCTGAAGAAACTGGCTTACGGTCATCCCATTTAAGTCCCGGACCACTCGATTGTAGTCCAGAATCTGGGTCTGCTTATGGGGGAAAATCACCGACAGAAAATAGTTATAGGGTTCATTACCCGTATGCTGCGGGTTGGCCAGCTTCCGTTGTGCCGCTACCCGGGATGCCGCTGCTGAGCGATGGTGCCCGTCAGCGATATACAGGGCCGGCAGTTCATCGAACAGCAGGGTCAGCGCGGTAATGCGTGTCCTGTCTGACAACACCCATATCTGGTGTCTTACCGAATCGCTGGCGGTCACGTCCATGGCCGGCTCGCCCTCGGCCGCCCCCCTGAGCAGATCATCGATCCGTTCATCGCTGGGATAGACCAGAAATACCGGACCGGTCTGTGCGTTCAGAGCAGATATCTGCTTGACCCGATCCAGCTCCTTGTCCGGGCGGGTCAGTTCATGCCGCTTGATCCGGCCACTGTCATAGGCGTCCACGGAAGCCGCCGCCACCACACCCAGCTGCGTATGGGCACCCATGGTGAGTCGATAGACGTAGTAACAGTCACGACTGTCGGTGGTAAGTACGCCTTCACGCCGCATGGCGGCCAGATTTTCCGCCGCTTTGGCGTAAACTTCCGGGGCATGGGGGTCGATACCGGCAGGCAGGTCTACTTCAGGACGGGAGATATGCAGGAAACTCCAGGGTCGGTTTTTCACCATCTCCCTGGCTTCCGCCTCACTCAGTACATCATAGGGCGGAGCGGCAACATCCTCGGCACGCCCGTCGGCGGGCCGGAGCCCGGGGAACGCTCTGATCAGCGACATAATTGTCCTCAAAGAATACGCATGGAACGGCAGCCCGATTCAGCGCGCATTGTTCCAAAGCGTTCCCCTGCTGTCCAGACAGAAAGGTTTATCACGACATTAAATCAGAAGAACGCTGATCGTTCCGTCTGATCCCGGGTTATTCCCGCTCTTCGATCCAGGCCATCTGGATCGCTTCCAGAATCCGCTCACCGGTACGCTGCGGATCATCATCAAAATCCGGCAGCTCCATGACCCAGCGATTCAGGTCCACGAAGTTGACATGATTAGGGTCAACATCGGGATATGTCTCATCCAGTTCGATCGCTATATCGAGCGTATCGGTCCATTTCAAACCCATAACTGTTCACCCTCAGTGGTTTTCAGAGACCATGTTGATAGTGTATTTGGGTATCTCGATCACCAGATCCTTATCACCCACGATCGCCTGACAACTGAGCCGGGAGTCCGGCTCCAGGCCCCAGGCCTTGTCCAGCATGTCTTCCTCCACCTCGTCGGCCTCATTCAGTGAATCGCCCCCTTCGCGGAGGATCACATGGCAGGTGGTGCAGGCACAGGATTTCTCGCAGGCGTGCTCTATCTCTATGCCATTCTGATTGGCGGCATCGCATATTGAGATGCCCGGCTCCACCTCGATCACCGCCCCTTCCGGGCAGATCTCTTCATGGGGAAGAAAAATTAGTTGCGTCATGATCAATCCTGATGGCTACTTCGGTTATTCGAATTCTTCAACACTGTGGCCTGACATGGCCTTGCGCACACTGGCGTTCATACGCCGTTCCACATAAAACTCGCAGGTTTTTTCCAGCGCCTCCACGGCCGCTTTGATCGCCCCGTAATCGCCATTCCGATTGGTCTCCGCCAGGGTCTGCAGAGCAGACTCCACCGTGCCCCGCTCATCGGCGCTCAACAGTGCATCGCCGTCATCCGCCAGGGCGGCGGTTAACGCCTCAATCACCCGCTCCGCCTCAACCTGCTGCTCCCGCAGCTTGCGCGCCTCCATATCCTCTTTGGCGTGGTCGAAGGATTCCCGCAGCATCGACTCGATTTCCCCATCAGTCAATCCATAGGAGGGTTTGACCTCAACACTGGCCTTCACGCCACTGCTCTGCTCCTGGGCTTCGACACTGAGCAGACCATCCGCATCCACTGAAAAGGTCACCCGGATGCGGGCCGCACCGGCCACCATGGGGGGAATCCCGCGCAACTCGAAACGGGCCAGCGACCGGTTATCCGCCACCAGTTCCCGCTCACCCTGCAGCACATGTACGGCCATGGCGGTCTGACCATCCTTGAAAGTGGTGAACTCCTGGGCCCGGGCTACCGGAATGGTGGTGTTTCGGGGAATCAGTTTCTCCACCAGGCCACCCATGGTCTCGATACCGAGCGAAAGCGGATTGACATCCAGCAACAACATCTCGTTATCGGATTTATTACCCACCAGAATATCGGCCTGGATTGCGGCACCGATCGCCACTACCCGGTCAGGATCAATATCAACCAGCGGTTCGGTACGGAAAAACTCCCCCACCAGTTCCCGCACCCGCGGCACCCGGGTGGAACCTCCCACCATCACCACATCCTCGATATCCTCGGGCTTCAGACCGGCGTCACGCAATGCCCGACGACAAGGGCCCAGGGTTTTACGGATCAGGGGGTCAACCAGACTGTTGAACTGCTCCAGACTCAACTCACCCTGCCAACGGGTACCGTCAGCCAGGGCAACCGTAATCGGCGCACTGTCGGCCTCGGTGAGCTGCTCTTTCGCCCGGCAGGCGACCTGCAGCAACTGGCGCAGGACAGAACGATCCGCATCCCGGTCAATACCGGCCTGGGCCATGATCCACTCGGCGACCGCATGATCCAGATCATCACCGCCAAGTGCGGAATCACCGCCCGTGGAGAGGACTTCAAACACGCCCTTATTGAGACGCAGGATGGAGATATCGAATGTACCGCCACCCAGGTCATAAATCGCATGCACACCATCGGAGCCGGTATCCAGGCCATAGGCAACCGCTGCGGCAGTGGGCTCATTCAGCAGCCGCAGGACCTTGAGGCCGGCGATGGTCGCCGCATCCTTGGTGGCCTGGCGCTGGGCATCATCAAAATAGGCAGGGACAGTAATAACGATCCCCTCCAACTCGCCACCCAACGACTGTTCCGCCCGTTTGACCAGGGCCTTCAGAATCTCCGCCGAAACCTCCACTGAACTGACATCACCCCGTACTGTGTGGATGCGGGGAACGGCAGCATCACCGGACAGGAACTGATAAGGCAGCTCATTCCCGAGTGACTTCAGATCCTCGACGCCGCGACCGATCAGTCGCTTGACAGAAATAATGGTATTCAGGGGATCGCTGGCAGCCATCTGCTTGGCGTGCTCACCCACTTCGATACCGGTCTTGGTGTAACGCACCACGGAGGGGAGCAGGTGCTCGCCCGCCTCATCCGGCAGGGTAACCGCTTTTCCACTGCGCACAGCAGCAACCAGGGAATTAGTGGTCCCCAGATCAATTCCCGCCGCCAACCGATGCTGGTGGGGTGCGGCGGACTGTCCGGGTTCAGAGAGTTGCAGTAAGGCCATAATCGGGGCGACTCATCACAGGGCGTCATCCAGCTCGGCTTCGAGGGATTCAGCATCATTACCAAGTTTTTTCAGAAATTGCATCTTGAGCAGATTCTCTTTGGCCGCCTCAAGCTGCTCCGGCGTCGACCCCTTGAACTGGACCGCCATCTCATCAACCAGCACATCGATACGCTGCTGTATGTCAGCCATGAAATCGGCGATCACCGCGTAGGGGTCCGGTTTATTGGGCGCCTCTTCCAGCGTTTCCCGAAGTTCCATCTGCTCCATGAGGAACAGGGTATCCCGGGTGGTCTCCTGGCCATTACCCATATCCACACCTTTCAGATCAAGCAGATAACGGGCGCGCCGGACCGGATCCTTCAGTGTCTCGTAGGCCTCATTAATATGCACCGCCCCCTGCATTGAAATGCGGCGCTCCTGTTCAGTTGAGTTGGCGAACCGGTCTGGATGAACTGCTTTCTGTAACTCACGATAATGAGTTGAAAGGTGATCAGCGTCTACTATGTAATCCACCGGCAAACCAAACAACTCAAAGTAGTTCTTCGAGAAATCCAGCATCGCTTTCTATTTACAGTTGTTGGGTAACGGGGGCTCTGCGGCGGCCCCCAAATGACCGGTCAGACGTTGAAGCTTTCGCCACAACCGCAAGCGTCCTTGACATTGGGGTTATTAAATTTAAACCCTTCGTTGAGTCCCTCTTTGGTGTAGTCCAGTTCCGTACCATCCAGATAGAGCAGGCTCTTCGGATCGACCAGCACCTTGACTCCGTGCTGTTCAAAAATCTGGTCATCCGCTTCACTGTCGTCTGCAAACTCCAGCACATAGGCCATGCCGGAGCAACCGGAGGTGCGTACACCCAGCCTGATACCCAGACCGGACCCGCGGTTCTCCAGATAGTTACGTACGTGCCTGGCGGCCGCTTCAGTAATGGTAATACTCATATCGTCTCACTCCGGGATCCAGCACGGCCCCGATCCACATCAACATCAGAGGCAATATAATGCCGGATCAGCTACTCTTTTGCATTCTTGGCGGCGTAATCCTGCACGGCAGCCTTGATAGCATCTTCCGCCAGCACCGAACAGTGTACTTTCACCGGCGGTAGCGCCAACTCTTCGGCAATCTGGGTGTTCTTGATCTGTTGGGCCTCTTCCAGGGTCTTGCCCTTGACCCATTCGGTCAACAGGCTGCTGGAAGCAATAGCCGAACCACAGCCGTAGGTTTTGAACTTGGCGTCTTCGATCACACCCTGTTCGTTGACCTGAATCTGCAACCGCATCACGTCACCGCAAGCAGGTGCCCCGACCATCCCGGTACCAACATTCTTGGCATCCTTATCCATCACACCCACATTGCGGGGGTTCTCATAATGATCCAAGACCTTCTCACTGTATGACATACTCGATTCTCCGGATTCAATGCCCGGCCCGATTCAGGCCGGTAACATACGAAAGCTGTAAATTAAACTGACCTTGTTATCTGTTGAGACAGCGGCGTACTGCTAATGTGCTGCCCACTGGACTGAATTCAGGTCAACTCCTTCCTTGAACATATCCCACAATGGTGAGAGTTCGCGCAGGCGGTTAACCTGCTGACTGATCAGGCTGATCACGTAGTCGATCTCTTCCGCCGTGGTGAAACGACCAATCGTGAATCGGATGGAGCTGTGTGCCAGTTCGTCCGGTCGCCCCAGGGCTCGCAGCACGTAGCTGGGCTCCAGGCTGGCCGAGGTACAGGCCGAACCGGACGAAACGGCAATATCCTTCAGAGCCATGATCAGGGACTCACCCTCGACATAGGCGAAACTGACATTCAGGTTGCCGGCCACGCGACGCTCCAGGTCACCATTGAGATAGATCTCGTCCATCTCCTTGATGCCATTCCAGAGCCGGTCGCGCAACTGGATAATACGTTCGTTCTCCTGCGCCATCTCTTCTTTGGCAAGACGGAAGGCCTCTCCCATACCGACAATCTGGTGAGTTGCCAGGGTGCCGGAGCGCATACCCCGCTCATGGCCGCCGCCGTGCATCTGGGCTTCGATACGTACCCGTGGCTTACGCCGCACATACAGCGCCCCAATACCCTTCGGCCCATACACCTTGTGCGCAGAGAGCGACAACAGGTCGACCTTCATGCGCTCCATATCCAGCGGCACTTTGCCGGCACTCTGGGCGGCATCCACATGAAGCAGGATCTTGCGAGGCCGGGTCATTTCGCCGATCGCCTCGATATCCTGGATCACACCGATTTCATTGTTCACATGCATGATGGAGACCAGAATGGTGTCATCGCGCATCGCGGCTTCGAGCTTACCCAGATCAATCAAGCCATTGGGCTCCGGGTCAAGATAGGTTACTTCAAACCCTTCCCGTTCCAGTTGACGACAGGTATCCAGGACCGCCTTGTGTTCAGTCTTGCTGGTGATGATATGTTTACCCTGCTTCTGGTAGAAGTGGGCAGCACCTTTGATGGCCAGGTTATCCGATTCCGTCGCACCGGATGTCCAGACGATCTCCTTCGGATCGGCATTCAGCAGGGCAGCAACGTCACACCTCGCCTGCTCTACCGCATCATCTGCCGCCCAACCAAAGGTATGGGACCGGGACGCAGGGTTGCCGAACACACCATCCGGCGTCAGATACTGGCACATTTTCTCCGCAACCCGCGGATCAACAGGCGTGGTTGCCGAGTAGTCCATATAGATGGGTAATTTCATCATCACTCCAAAATGTTATTGGTAAATATCAGGCTCTCACGCCCGTACCCACCACGGTGGATCCGAACTTTACATCTGCTGACGAGGCAGCCTTATCAACGGTCTCGGTCAACTCTTTATCCTGGCGCTGGGCCACCTGCTTAACCCCACGCCTCTCCATCAGATCATGCAGACTGATCCGATTAAGATAATCATAAATCTGATCACTGAGATCGTGCCAGAGATCGTGGGTCAGACAACGCTCATTGTCCTGGCAGTTATGGTTACCACCACAGCGGGTGGTATCGACTTTCTCATCCACAGCGGTAATCACCGAAGCGATAAATATCTCATCCGCTTCCTTACCCAGCACATAACCGCCGCCCGGACCGCGAACACTGGCCACCAGCAGTTTTTTCCGTAGTCGAGAGAACAGCTGCTCGAGGTACGAGAGGGAGATTCCTTGCCGCTCAGCAATATCCGCCAGGGTAATTGGCCCCTGCCCTTGATGAAAGGCCAGATCCAGCATGGCGGTTACTGCATAACGTCCTTTAGTAGTTAACCTCACAGCAGCTCTCCTAAAATATTGGATGACGCTAATATATAATACTTGAGTGATTTGATCAACTATTCTGGACTATTACTTTCCTTGGCATGCTCTGCCCGAGGCGAATCCTCAGTACCTTGAATTTTAAGCAATTCTTCAGCTGTGGAGGCAATCTCGCAGGAATCAATTTCGGGCACTTCGAGATCCGGCTGCTCCTCGCTGACACGCCGCAGGATTTCGCACATGGTCTGCATGCGCTGATCCATAACATGAATATGGTCGAGCATGCAGTTGATGGCATGAGCCACCGGATCAGGGGCGTCAGCGGTCGCCCCGTAGGCATCAAACCCCATCTTTTCCGCCGTTGCAGAGCGCCTGGACAGCGCCTCGGAAGAGGCCTCGACCAGACGCGCCGGAACACCGACCACGGTAGTGCCGGCCGGTACCGACTTCAGAACAACCGCATTCGAACCGATTCTGGCGTCATCCCCGATGTCGATCGGCCCCAGCACCTTGGCACCGGCACCCACCACCACGTTATTGCCCAACGTCGGATGTCGCTTTCCCTTCTGCCAACTGGTCCCCCCCAATGTCACGCCATGGTAGAGGGTACAATCGTCCCCGATCACCGCCGTCTCACCAATAACCACACCCATGCCATGATCAATAAAGAAACGACGCCCGATGGTGGCACCGGGATGGATCTCAATACCGGTAATCCAGCGAGCAAAAGTTGACAACAACCTGGCCAGCCAGCAGAGCCCGATATTCCATAACCAGTGATTGACCCGGTAGAGCAGTAATGCGTGCAGACCCGGATAGGTGGTCAATACTTCAAAAGCATTGCGCGCCGCGGGGTCACGCTCAAACACACTGGCCATATCTTCTTTGAGACGGGTGAACATTCCGGGCTTCCGTTAACGCTATTAGAGTTAGAATATCAGTGGAGAACTATTCCCGACTATTCTACTCGATTATTTTGCCGACTGGCCAGTGGGCCCTTTGCCGCCTGATAGAAAAGCGGGTTACTGAAACTACTGCCGCCGCATGGATTTGCGACCCTGAGCCGCACTGAGGATACCGCGCAGGATATTGACCTCTTCCGGGTCGGGTCGGGCCCGTAAAAACAGACGGCGCAGCCGGCGCTGTAACTTCTCTGACTGGCGGGGGTTGCTGAAACCGATATCCAGCATCGCCTGCTGAAGATGCTGAAAAAAACCTTCCAGCGTCTCCATGGATGCGACAGCCTCAAGCTCACCCCTGTCTGCCGGACCGTTATCCGACAGGGACTGGATGTAGATCTCGTAGGCGATCACCTGCAGGGCCTGGGCGATATTGAGCGAACTGTATTCCGGATTGGCCGGAATATGCACCAGGTAGTGACAGCGATCCAGTTCACTATTACGCAGACCGGAACTCTCCCGCCCGAACAGGATTGCCACCTCCCCTTCAGCCGATTCCCGCCACACCTGTTCGGCGCAGGCGCGCGGCAGCAGTTGCGGCCAATGCACGGTTCGCAGTCGGGCGCTGGCACCGACGACCAGCCGGCACCCCTGCAACGCTTCATCCAGAGTTTCATACACTTGACACTGCTCCAGGATACTGTCCGCCCCGGCAGCCCTGGCAGTCGCCTCCGCACTGGGATAGGTACGGGGCGCGACCAGACAGAGTTGCGACAGAGCCATATTTTTCATGGCCCGGGCGGCGGCACCGATATTACCCGGATGGGTCGTCCCGATAAGCACAATCTTGATATTCTTCAACATAGCCGCAAAGCGTACCCGATTCGGCACCTTTTCTCAGCCCGATTTCAGATAAAACAGCAAGAAATTGTGCATTGAAAATGCTGATTTCTCTTTATTAGATGCGCTGGTTGATGTATCTTCCTCGCCCATGCACCCGATGATGAATATTGCTGTCCGCGCCGCCCGCAGCGCCGGTAACATACTCCTCCGATATTACGAGCGAACAGATACCCTGAAGGTTACCCAGAAGGGGCTGAACGATTTTGTATCGGAGGTGGATCGCGCCTCCGAGCAGGCCATAATCGACACCTTGCGGAGCTCTTATCCCAATCACGCCATCCTGGCGGAGGAGAGCGGTAACAAGAGTGGTAACGACTATCAGTGGATTATTGATCCCCTCGACGGCACCACCAATTATCTGCACGGATTCCCCCAGTTTTCCATCTCTATCGCCCTGAAACACCGGGGTGTACTGGAGCATGGCCTGGTCTATGATCCGCTGCGGGATGAGATTTTCACCGCCAGTCGTGGTGAAGGGGCCCTGTTGAACGACCGCCGAATCCGCGTCACCAACCGAAAAAGCCTGGACGGCGCCCTGCTCGGCACCGGCTTCCCCTATCGGGACCAGTCCCACCTGGACGCCTACCTGGGCATGTTCCGGGCCCTGATCAAGGATACCGCCGGTATCCGCCGACCCGGCTCTGCAGCACTGGACCTGGCTTACGTCGCCGCGGGACGCCTGGACGGGTTCTGGGAACTGGGTCTCTCGGAGTGGGATTTCGCCGCCGGCGCACTGCTGGTCAAAGAGGCCGGCGGTACCGTATCGGATATCAATGGTGGTGGACGCTTCTTCGAGACCGGTAACATCATCG
Proteins encoded in this region:
- a CDS encoding RNA methyltransferase translates to MLKNIKIVLIGTTHPGNIGAAARAMKNMALSQLCLVAPRTYPSAEATARAAGADSILEQCQVYETLDEALQGCRLVVGASARLRTVHWPQLLPRACAEQVWRESAEGEVAILFGRESSGLRNSELDRCHYLVHIPANPEYSSLNIAQALQVIAYEIYIQSLSDNGPADRGELEAVASMETLEGFFQHLQQAMLDIGFSNPRQSEKLQRRLRRLFLRARPDPEEVNILRGILSAAQGRKSMRRQ
- the suhB gene encoding inositol-1-monophosphatase → MHPMMNIAVRAARSAGNILLRYYERTDTLKVTQKGLNDFVSEVDRASEQAIIDTLRSSYPNHAILAEESGNKSGNDYQWIIDPLDGTTNYLHGFPQFSISIALKHRGVLEHGLVYDPLRDEIFTASRGEGALLNDRRIRVTNRKSLDGALLGTGFPYRDQSHLDAYLGMFRALIKDTAGIRRPGSAALDLAYVAAGRLDGFWELGLSEWDFAAGALLVKEAGGTVSDINGGGRFFETGNIIAGGLRLHSAMASVIRPHLTDHLRG